Genomic DNA from Mycobacterium stomatepiae:
GCCGGCGGGTTCGACGATTCCGCTGGCGCGAACGGCGCCGGCCCTCGACGTCGACGCACTCATCGGGGGATTCCGCCCGTTGTTCCGCGCGCTGGATCCCGATCAGGTCAACGCGCTGTCCGGTCAGTTGTTGCGAATCTTCCAGGGACAGGGCGGCACGCTGGCCTCGGTGTTGTCGCAGACCTCGATACTGACCTCGACGTTGGCGGGGCGCAGCGAACTGATCGGACAGCTGATCGCCAATCTGAATACCGTGCTGCACACCTTCGCCGCGCGCGACCACGAGTTCGCGGACGGCTTGGACAAACTGGTTCAACTCGTGGACGGCTTGGCGCAGCGGAAGGACGACATCTCCACCGGGCTCGCCTATCTCAACGCCGCCGCTGGCTCGGTCGCCGACCTGCTTGTCCAGGCCCGCCAGCCGATCAAAGACGTGGTGCACGAGACCGATCGGATGTCGACCCAGGTGCTTGCCGACCGTGACTATGTGGACAAACTGCTCCAGGATCTCCCGAACGTCTATCAAGTGCTGTCCAGGCAAGGCCTGACTGGCGATTACTTCGGTTTCTACTTCTGCGAAGTTCTGCTCAAGCTCAACGGCAAGGGCGGAAACCCGATCTTCGTCAAGCTATTGGGCCAGCCCAGCGGGCGGTGCACGCCTCGATGAAATGGAACCTGCCGAAGATCAAATCCCGTGGCCGTCGCAGCCCCGTCATGTTGGGAGTCATGGGCACCGCAATCCTGACATGCGTGACCATCGTCGCTTTCCAGTACAACAAGCTGCCCTTCGTCAAGAACACGGACGACTACTCCGCGTATTTCTCCGAGGCGGGCGGCATCAAAACCGGTAACACGGTGCGGGTTTCGGGGATGGGCGTCGGGAGGGTCTCCGAGATTCGGCTGGAGGGCACCAAAGTCCGGGTCACCTTCACCGTTCGCCAGGGCATCGAGCTGGGTGACCGCACCGAGGCGGCGATCAAGACGGAAACGATCCTGGGCTCCAAGATGCTGGAACTCACGCCGCGCGGGGAAGGACGGCTATCGGGCACGATTCCGCTTTCCCGCACCCACTCGCCCTATGACCTGCCTGACGCGCTGGGCGATCTGACGACCACCATCAGTGGCCTCGATACCGCCCAATTATCGTCGGCGCTAACGACATTGGCGAGCACTCTCAAGGAGACACCGCCAAACCTGCGACCCGCGTTGGAGGGGGTGGCCCGGTTTTCGGACACTCTCAACGGCCGCGACGCGCAGCTGCGTAGCCTGCTCGGCAACGCCAACAAGGTGTCAACCGTGCTGGGCAAGCGCAGCCAGCAGATCGCCGGACTGGTAGCGAATTCCAACGCGTTGTTGGCCGCACTGCTGGACGAGCGGGACTCGCTGGACGCCCTGATGAACAACCTGACCGCGGTGTCGCATCAGATTTCCGCACTGGTCGACGACAACAGAACCCAACTCAAGCCGGCTCTGGACAAGCTCAACGGCGTGCTCGAGATCCTGGACAACCGCAAGGAGGACATCCAGAAGACACTGCCCAAGTTCAAACGGTATGCGATGTCGTTCGGGGAAGTACTGGGCTCCGGGCCCTTTTTCAAGGCCTACGTGGCGAACCTGATTCCCGGTCAGATTGGCGGGCCGATGCTCGACGCCGACATGTATGACCGGTTCTTGGATCCCGACCAGAAGCTGCCCTCGGAGGCGGTCGACCCGCCCACCGGAACGCCACCGGTGCCGCCGGAAAACGCGCCGGTGCCGCTGTGGTCGCAGCCGCCCTCGACGCCACCGATACGCACCATCCCGCCGCCCTCGCCCCACGACTACGACGGGCCATGAACATGAGTCGCGACACCTTGCGCAAAATCACCGCCGTCAGCCTGGTGCTGACGCTGGTTGTGGCGTCGTTTCTGGTCGTCAAGAAACTGTGGAAAGACGTCGAAAAGAACACGTAATCGGCGTATTTCACCGAAGCCAACGGCTTATTCGTCGGTGACGAGATTCGGATCCTCGGTGTCGCGGTCGGCGTGGTGGACAAGATTGAGCCGCAGCCCGCCAGCTCCAAAGTGACGTTCTCCGTCGACAAGGAATATGCGGTCCCGGCCGATGTCCGTGCCGCGATGCTGTCGCCGTCGCTGGTGACCTCGCGAGCGATTCAACTCGTCCCCGCGTATTCCGGTGGACCGAAATTGACGCCGGGCGCTTCGATTCCGCTGAATCGCACTGCGGTGCCCGTCGAATGGGACGATTTGCGCAGACAGCTGGAAAAGCTGACCGAAGCGTTGCAGCCGACCGGTCCGGACGGAGTCAACTCGGTCGGCGAGTTCGTCAACTCGGCCGCGGACAACCTGCGCGGCCAAGGAGATACCGCGCGCGAGACCGTCATTAAGCTTTGCCAAGCACTTTCGGCGCTCGGAGATCACGCCGACGACATCTTCAGCACGGTGCGCAACCTGCAGCTACTGGTATCCGCCTTGTCCTCCAGCAGTGATCTGCTGGAGTCATTCAACAAGAACCTGGCCAGCGTTACCACGGTGCTCACGAATAGCCCGAACGAAGTCGGTAATGCGTTGAAGGCTGCTGACGGGGCATTGACGGACGTGCGTGATTTTCTCGCCGAAAACCGCGAAGCCATGGGCGTCACGTTCGACCGGCTGGCTTCCATCACAACCGCCCTCAACGACAGCCGTGGCGACATCAAACAAATTCTGCACACAACTCCCACGGTGTTTCAGAACTTCATGAACATCTACCAGCCGGCGCAGGGGGCGATGTCCGGCATCATCGCGCTGAACAACTTCGCCGACATCCCGCAGTTCATCTGCAGCTCAATCGAAGCGGCGTCCCGCGCGCGGTTGGCGC
This window encodes:
- a CDS encoding MCE family protein → MRRKLSSIIVRVGIFTAVCLLFTFTLVTVFGQLRFEDRTDYQAIFTNISGLKSGNFVRIAGVEVGKVGDLELHRDGTVTVGFAVDKGIRLTEGTKAVVRYENLIGDRYLALEEGPGSPRRLPAGSTIPLARTAPALDVDALIGGFRPLFRALDPDQVNALSGQLLRIFQGQGGTLASVLSQTSILTSTLAGRSELIGQLIANLNTVLHTFAARDHEFADGLDKLVQLVDGLAQRKDDISTGLAYLNAAAGSVADLLVQARQPIKDVVHETDRMSTQVLADRDYVDKLLQDLPNVYQVLSRQGLTGDYFGFYFCEVLLKLNGKGGNPIFVKLLGQPSGRCTPR
- a CDS encoding MCE family protein, with the translated sequence MKWNLPKIKSRGRRSPVMLGVMGTAILTCVTIVAFQYNKLPFVKNTDDYSAYFSEAGGIKTGNTVRVSGMGVGRVSEIRLEGTKVRVTFTVRQGIELGDRTEAAIKTETILGSKMLELTPRGEGRLSGTIPLSRTHSPYDLPDALGDLTTTISGLDTAQLSSALTTLASTLKETPPNLRPALEGVARFSDTLNGRDAQLRSLLGNANKVSTVLGKRSQQIAGLVANSNALLAALLDERDSLDALMNNLTAVSHQISALVDDNRTQLKPALDKLNGVLEILDNRKEDIQKTLPKFKRYAMSFGEVLGSGPFFKAYVANLIPGQIGGPMLDADMYDRFLDPDQKLPSEAVDPPTGTPPVPPENAPVPLWSQPPSTPPIRTIPPPSPHDYDGP